The genome window CTAGCTCTCCATTGTCGATACGTCGCGTTGAGCATGGCGACGGTCGAAGCATGTGTCGTCACGGCCGACAATTGCCTGCCATCGTCAGTAGCTGCCGGCGTGTGATTCCAGGCAGAAGAAATGCATACCTCTTCCCATTGGGTGCAAACGAGCCCTGCTCCCGCGACATCTCATGCACGCTCCTCAGCCGCATCGTACTGAACATCGACGGGATCTCCATAATCGGCGCAAAGACAGCCGGACACTCCTCCGCCTTGGTATACACCACGCTATTGACCACCGCCGCGCCCTTGCCCTTCGCAAACCCAAAACTGGTAATCAGCGACGCATACTCATCGTACCCCGTGGCCGAGTTCAGATCGGCAAACGCGCGCAGCTGCTCGTCGATCGTCTCAAGGGCACAGTAGACCGTCCCGCCCCAGAGAGGCCCCTGCTCAAACGTCCGGAAATCGACCCTTGTAACAATGCCAAAGTTGGCCGCCCCGCCGCGGAGGGCCACAAGGAGCTCGGGGTTTTCGTTCTCGTTCGCCTGCACGACCGTCCCGTCCGCAAGGACGACCTCAAAATTCGTGACGGTGTCGCAGGTCCACCCGTACCGCGGCGAGAAGTAGGAGATCCCCCCGCCGATGGTGAGCCCACCCACGCCGACCTGTGCGGCGCGTCCGCCGGCAACGGACAGACCTAGCGGATCGAGGAAAGCGTAGACGTCGCCCCAGGAGGCGCCGACGCCCACCGACAATGTGGTGCGATCATCGCTGAGGGTGATGGCATTGAAGGCGCGCAGGTCGATGGTGATGCCGTTGGCGACGTTGCATGCGCCGCCGAAGCTGGTGTGGCCGCCAGAGCGGATGGCGAACTGGCAGTTGCTGTTTGTGATGGTGGTGACGGCGGTAGAGACATCTTCGACCGTGGTAGGGGAGACGAAGCACAGAGGCTGGAGCTTGGAGTTTTGTTGCGAGAAATAGGAGTTTGTGCATGATTTGTAGCGATGGGTGGGGGGGAATGAG of Aspergillus fumigatus Af293 chromosome 2, whole genome shotgun sequence contains these proteins:
- a CDS encoding FAD-binding oxidoreductase, with translation METNQLPIVSNDNATNPVVDSTSAMGICCLALSTILGDKVSFPPTHRYKSCTNSYFSQQNSKLQPLCFVSPTTVEDVSTAVTTITNSNCQFAIRSGGHTSFGGACNVANGITIDLRAFNAITLSDDRTTLSVGVGASWGDVYAFLDPLGLSVAGGRAAQVGVGGLTIGGGISYFSPRYGWTCDTVTNFEVVLADGTVVQANENENPELLVALRGGAANFGIVTRVDFRTFEQGPLWGGTVYCALETIDEQLRAFADLNSATGYDEYASLITSFGFAKGKGAAVVNSVVYTKAEECPAVFAPIMEIPSMFSTMRLRSVHEMSREQGSFAPNGKRQLSAVTTHASTVAMLNATYRQWRASLAAIEDVPGIVWSVSLEPLPPAIYARASTTNCLGLSQTSGALVVTLLNATWEDEADDAKVEQAARALVDRIEDDARQLDAYEPYVYLNYAAAWQDPIASYGKASVEKLQRVSQAVDPKGVFKNQMPGGFKLPSQ